A DNA window from Capnocytophaga sp. ARDL2 contains the following coding sequences:
- a CDS encoding C10 family peptidase — MRRRSLLGFLLISLFSCQNEFSLDAKSSETENLETAVSTVVTIDQAKKSAVNFLNRKTNQAKGLPVFSVNEIEEVQTIENDRGVPIMYAINLANNKGFVVLSASIFEKPILAYSNFGKFDFENIEEYGGVVDWAYTKYLKIDNLITKNVRPNADVIAQWNVVNPELSIGIADSDGNIISLPPLSPIEIVNQEDVTETYGPHLTTAWGQSLSTTPGFSIIGYNNFVRFNNCPQGTAPTGCVATAVAQIMKYYNHPNIYEINNMPNVVTEQNYTTSEAHNVAYFMQDIGAKVSMSYSCTGSGAYSSDARNALVTHYSYNASNVMNLNTDDLVNDLINSKPVYLDGCGIRKIKTRPKKIGVFGWTIGKTTYSYENCHAWVADGYEAIYRTTTYNNGYTDTIKIASVINMNWGWNGQYNGWYDYENWNESNGDPSLNYIYQQHMINNINPR, encoded by the coding sequence ATGCGTAGAAGAAGTTTGTTAGGCTTTTTATTAATTAGCCTATTTTCCTGTCAAAACGAGTTTTCTTTAGATGCCAAAAGCAGTGAAACCGAAAACTTGGAAACTGCTGTTAGTACTGTTGTTACTATTGATCAAGCCAAAAAATCTGCTGTTAATTTCTTGAATAGAAAAACAAACCAAGCAAAAGGCTTACCAGTTTTTTCTGTTAATGAAATCGAAGAGGTACAAACCATTGAAAACGACAGAGGAGTTCCTATTATGTATGCTATAAACCTTGCTAATAACAAAGGTTTTGTGGTACTATCTGCTTCTATATTTGAAAAGCCTATATTGGCGTATAGTAATTTTGGAAAATTTGATTTTGAGAATATAGAAGAGTACGGAGGGGTTGTAGATTGGGCATATACTAAGTATTTGAAGATTGATAATCTTATTACAAAAAATGTGAGACCAAATGCAGATGTAATCGCTCAATGGAATGTTGTAAATCCAGAACTCTCTATTGGTATAGCAGATAGCGATGGAAACATAATTTCTTTACCACCTTTATCACCAATAGAAATTGTGAATCAGGAGGATGTGACAGAAACTTATGGACCTCATCTAACAACAGCTTGGGGACAAAGTTTAAGTACAACACCAGGATTTAGTATTATTGGATATAACAACTTTGTTAGATTCAACAATTGCCCTCAAGGGACTGCTCCTACAGGTTGTGTAGCAACTGCTGTAGCACAGATTATGAAATACTACAATCATCCAAATATTTACGAAATCAACAATATGCCTAATGTGGTAACAGAACAAAATTATACTACTTCCGAGGCTCATAATGTTGCATATTTTATGCAAGATATTGGTGCTAAAGTTTCTATGAGTTATTCTTGTACAGGATCAGGAGCTTATTCTTCTGACGCAAGAAATGCATTAGTTACTCATTATAGCTATAATGCTTCTAATGTTATGAACTTAAACACTGATGATTTAGTAAATGATTTAATAAATTCTAAACCTGTTTATTTAGATGGCTGTGGAATAAGAAAGATAAAAACGAGACCTAAAAAAATAGGTGTTTTTGGATGGACAATAGGTAAGACAACATATTCATATGAAAATTGTCATGCTTGGGTAGCTGATGGGTATGAAGCTATTTATCGAACTACCACATATAATAATGGCTATACCGATACAATAAAAATAGCAAGCGTGATAAATATGAATTGGGGGTGGAATGGACAATATAACGGTTGGTATGATTATGAAAATTGGAATGAATCTAACGGAGATCCTTCGTTAAATTATATTTATCAACAACATATGATTAATAACATAAATCCGAGATAA